One Callospermophilus lateralis isolate mCalLat2 chromosome 6, mCalLat2.hap1, whole genome shotgun sequence genomic region harbors:
- the LOC143402083 gene encoding olfactory receptor 14J1-like translates to MANFTTMSGFLLMGFSGKPEIEMLFAALFLVLYIVALVGNILIITTTSMDHSLSSPMYFFLKHLSFLDLCYISVTVPRSICNSFMHNGYISLWECILQCFAFTLCGCAEMALLTVMSYDRYVAICLPLHYEVIMDISTCVHGLLAVWASGILGGVMHTAATFSIHFCGANIIHQFFCDVPQLLKLSCSNEYVSELGVSGFLALVTFVCFISIGVTYMHIFSTVQRIPSAEGRARAFSTCLPHLSIVILFVSTSAFDFLKPHSESPTVSDFLLTVFYTVLPPTLNPIIYSLRNKAMKEALKKIFGKKKRLLFLNHIY, encoded by the coding sequence ATGGCTAATTTTACTACAATGAGTGGATTTCTTCTCATGGGTTTTTCTGGCAAGCCTGAAATAGAAATGCTGTTTGCTGCCCTTTTCTTAGTCTTATACATAGTGGCTCTAGTTGGCAATATTCTCATTATTACCACCACTTCCATGGACCACAGTCTCTCCTCACCTATGTATTTCTTCTTGAAACATCTCTCCTTTCTGGATCTGTGCTACATTTCTGTGACAGTCCCAAGGTCCATTTGCAACTCTTTCATGCATAATGGCTATATTTCCCTCTGGGAATGCATACTGCAGtgttttgcattcactctctgtgGCTGTGCTGAGATGGCATTACTCACAGTGATGTCTTACgaccgctatgtggccatttGCCTTCCACTGCACTATGAAGTCATCATGGATATCAGTACCTGTGTTCATGGACTGTTAGCCGTCTGGGCCAGTGGAATCCTTGGTGGAGTCATGCACACAGCCGCTACTTTCTCCATCCACTTCTGTGGTGCCAACATCATTCATCAGTTCTTCTGTGATGTCCCCCAGCTTCTGAAACTCTCTTGTTCCAATGAATATGTGAGTGAGCTTGGGGTTAGTGGCTTCTTGGCCTTGGTGACATTTGTTTGCTTCATCTCTATTGGAGTTACCTACATGCATATATTCTCTACTGTGCAGAGGATACCATCTGCTGAGGGCAGAGCCAGAGCCTTTTCTACCTGCCTGCCCCACCTATCTATTGTCATATTATTCGTTTCTACTAGTGCCTTTGATTTTCTAAAGCCACATTCAGAGTCTCCAACTGTGTCAGACTTTTTACTCACTGTTTTTTATACTGTTCTGCCCCCAACACTCAATCCAATAATCTATAGCCTGAGAAATAAGGCCATGAAGGAAGCCCTAAAAaagatttttggaaaaaaaaaaagacttcttttTCTGAATCACATCTATTAA